In Electrophorus electricus isolate fEleEle1 chromosome 18, fEleEle1.pri, whole genome shotgun sequence, one genomic interval encodes:
- the LOC113578791 gene encoding cytochrome c1, heme protein, mitochondrial-like, with protein MFDTDVLFIYYNPYFSSQATGMAPPSYNEVLEFDDGTPATMSQVAKDVCTFLRWAAELEHDQRKRMGLKLLMGSAVLIPFVYYLKSHRSSALKSGKIAYRPPK; from the exons ATGTTTGATACTGATGTACTTTTTATCTACTACAATCCCTACTTTTCCAGCCAGGCCACTGGCATGGCTCCACCTAGCTACAACGAGGTGCTAGAGTTTGATGATG GTACGCCAGCGACCATGAGCCAAGTGGCTAAGGATGTGTGCACGTTCTTACGCTGGGCAGCTGAGCTGGAACACGACCAGAGAAAACGCATGGGCCTTAAG CTCCTTATGGGTTCAGCAGTCCTCATCCCTTTCGTATACTATCTGAAGAGTCACAGATCGTCTGCACTCAAGAGCGGGAAGATTGCTTACAGGCCACCGAAATGA